In the genome of cyanobacterium endosymbiont of Braarudosphaera bigelowii, one region contains:
- a CDS encoding phospholipid carrier-dependent glycosyltransferase, with protein MSREKSSLNKIKIWIILGLIWLGSNIFDRLWLILDKSIPAWDQSNHLNKSLQYFYSLNSLELLNPEWWHNFWKISTKYPPLTYIIGAFFQKIFGLGNDQALLSNFLYSLILIISIYSIGKILFSTKVGLWSASLSVIFPRLYENRLQFLIDTPLVTFTIASFCCLTIWKYERNRSKRWLWSFVFGIFIGLALLTKQSTMFFLAVPLIWLVISYLWKQEWERIIQLIFSFLVSSLLWLPWYSTNWIYLFSTIRNSNDIPATYEGDPPLNTLSAWTFYWHDLPSATGFIPLVIPLVGLLLHLLRRFSKPEYSIGDKKDIESFQWLGIYLIGSYLICSAIFNKDSRYIMPYLPVLATLLGYCLNLWKGKWKFVKWITLILAIFSMTINLFPIPGMRILSSINSKALFYPYLGKEIPIDTVIKTAKQTTPYKIINLGVIANTDSINHNNVNYYGQLLDSQVYGRELGNKTTYLEEDKKSFEWFVTKTGDNGFARDYQLDFANKLDIDPQFKVIETWNMPDESLVKLYHRREGSIRVNKLNQSIDKVILNKIDIPNVVSSQSPIPVKYEWLGNWKDLQQGLVLLSWHNKNLDSNKIAWIHDHGIGQGMLWDNNQENSGFKIIENTAMLPIRHVENGEYILKGIYYNRVTHESYPINIPDITLTINNSSNPIPSPELDLSTQLRQASINLAQGISGLDIIFSKVSRFNQYDPIQDYLKQTETSLQYRLEKNIEDNSLEWNYALVLSQALQENSEETIKSLKQLIKLDQNNPYHYAYLAFVYLYDWQPQKAEMALKLAIEKNPDLKEFQLLKGISLLMQGNIIKGWKNLNLL; from the coding sequence ATGTCTAGAGAAAAATCTTCTTTAAATAAAATTAAAATTTGGATAATTTTAGGATTAATATGGCTGGGAAGTAATATTTTTGATCGTTTGTGGCTAATTTTAGATAAGTCTATACCTGCTTGGGATCAAAGTAATCATTTAAATAAATCTCTACAGTATTTTTATAGCTTAAATTCTTTAGAATTATTGAATCCAGAATGGTGGCACAACTTCTGGAAAATATCAACAAAATACCCTCCTTTAACATATATTATTGGTGCCTTTTTTCAAAAAATATTTGGTTTAGGAAACGATCAAGCTCTCTTATCCAATTTTCTATATAGCCTAATACTAATTATATCAATTTATAGTATTGGTAAAATATTATTTAGTACTAAAGTTGGACTTTGGAGCGCAAGTTTATCAGTTATCTTTCCACGTTTATATGAAAATCGTTTGCAATTTTTGATAGATACACCTTTAGTAACTTTTACAATAGCGTCTTTTTGTTGTTTAACTATATGGAAGTATGAAAGGAATAGATCAAAAAGATGGTTATGGTCATTTGTTTTTGGAATATTCATAGGCCTTGCTTTATTAACTAAACAAAGTACTATGTTCTTTCTCGCAGTACCTTTAATTTGGTTGGTGATTAGCTATTTGTGGAAACAAGAATGGGAAAGGATAATACAGTTAATCTTTAGTTTTTTGGTTTCTAGTCTTTTATGGTTACCTTGGTATAGTACAAATTGGATTTATTTATTTAGTACTATTCGTAACTCTAATGATATTCCTGCAACTTATGAAGGTGACCCACCACTAAATACTTTAAGTGCTTGGACTTTTTATTGGCATGATTTGCCTTCAGCAACAGGATTTATTCCGCTTGTAATTCCTTTAGTAGGACTACTTTTACATTTGTTAAGACGTTTCTCAAAACCTGAATATAGTATAGGAGATAAAAAAGATATAGAATCATTTCAATGGTTAGGAATTTATTTGATCGGTTCATATTTGATTTGTTCTGCCATCTTTAATAAAGACAGCAGATATATAATGCCTTATTTACCGGTTTTGGCAACATTATTAGGTTATTGCCTAAATTTATGGAAGGGAAAATGGAAATTTGTTAAATGGATCACCCTAATTCTAGCTATTTTTTCTATGACTATAAATTTATTCCCTATTCCTGGTATGCGGATATTATCATCTATCAATTCCAAAGCTCTATTTTATCCCTATTTAGGAAAAGAAATACCTATTGATACTGTTATAAAGACTGCTAAGCAAACTACACCATATAAAATTATTAATTTAGGTGTTATCGCTAATACTGATAGTATTAATCATAATAATGTTAATTATTACGGACAATTATTAGATTCTCAAGTTTATGGAAGAGAATTAGGAAATAAGACTACGTATCTTGAAGAAGATAAAAAATCTTTTGAATGGTTTGTTACTAAGACAGGAGATAATGGATTCGCTAGAGATTATCAATTAGATTTTGCTAACAAGTTAGATATTGACCCTCAGTTTAAGGTTATTGAAACTTGGAATATGCCTGATGAATCTTTAGTAAAATTGTATCATCGTCGAGAAGGATCCATCAGAGTCAATAAACTAAATCAGTCTATTGATAAAGTTATCTTAAACAAAATAGATATTCCTAATGTAGTTTCTTCACAATCTCCTATACCAGTCAAATATGAATGGTTGGGTAATTGGAAGGATTTACAACAAGGGCTAGTTTTATTGTCTTGGCACAATAAAAATTTAGACAGCAATAAAATAGCTTGGATTCACGATCATGGAATTGGACAAGGAATGTTATGGGATAATAATCAAGAGAATAGTGGATTTAAAATTATAGAAAACACAGCAATGCTTCCTATTAGACATGTAGAAAATGGAGAATATATTCTTAAGGGAATTTACTATAATCGTGTTACTCACGAAAGCTATCCAATAAATATTCCTGACATCACTTTAACTATTAACAATAGTTCTAATCCTATTCCTTCACCTGAATTAGATCTAAGTACTCAACTGAGACAGGCTTCTATTAACTTAGCTCAAGGAATATCTGGCTTAGATATAATTTTTAGTAAAGTGAGTCGTTTTAATCAATATGATCCTATTCAAGATTATTTAAAACAGACAGAAACTTCATTGCAATACCGGTTAGAGAAAAACATTGAGGATAATTCTTTAGAGTGGAATTATGCATTAGTATTATCTCAAGCTTTACAAGAGAACTCTGAAGAAACAATAAAGTCTTTAAAACAGTTAATTAAATTAGATCAAAATAACCCTTACCACTATGCTTATCTAGCTTTTGTTTATCTCTATGACTGGCAACCTCAAAAAGCAGAAATGGCTTTAAAGCTTGCTATTGAAAAAAATCCTGATTTAAAAGAATTTCAACTACTAAAAGGGATAAGTTTACTTATGCAAGGCAATATTATAAAAGGATGGAAAAATTTAAATCTCTTATAA
- a CDS encoding NAD(+) kinase, protein MELKQVIIAHKAGDTHSRTWAQTCAKQLEALKCKVLMGPSGYKDNPYPVFLSSVSEKIDLAIILGGDGTVLAAARQLAPEGIPILAINIGGNLGFLTEPFELFKNTEQVWHRLQNDRYAMLQRMMLEARIFKGDRYAPKISSERFYCLNEMCVKPASIDRMPTAILELEVDGEIVDQYQGDGLLVATPTGSTCYTASANGPIIHPGIDAIAVTPICPLSLSSRPIIIPPGSVVDIWPLEDYELHTKLWTDASLATSIWPGQWISVRMANFMAKFIVLRENYSFYQTLRDKLQWAGTRIHFDNNHRGN, encoded by the coding sequence GTGGAACTTAAACAAGTTATTATTGCTCATAAAGCAGGAGATACTCATAGCAGAACTTGGGCCCAAACCTGCGCCAAGCAATTAGAAGCTCTTAAGTGTAAGGTTTTGATGGGCCCGAGTGGTTATAAAGATAATCCTTACCCAGTATTCCTTTCCTCTGTTTCGGAAAAAATTGACCTTGCTATTATATTAGGTGGAGATGGTACAGTTTTGGCTGCTGCAAGACAATTAGCTCCAGAAGGTATTCCTATATTAGCAATAAACATAGGTGGAAATTTAGGATTCTTAACTGAACCTTTTGAATTGTTTAAGAATACAGAGCAAGTTTGGCATCGTCTCCAAAATGATCGCTATGCAATGTTACAGCGCATGATGTTAGAAGCGCGAATTTTTAAAGGTGATCGTTATGCTCCTAAAATTAGTAGTGAGCGCTTTTACTGTCTTAATGAAATGTGTGTTAAACCTGCAAGTATCGATAGAATGCCTACTGCTATTCTAGAGCTAGAGGTAGATGGAGAAATTGTAGATCAATATCAAGGAGATGGTTTATTAGTAGCTACACCAACTGGATCTACATGTTATACAGCCTCAGCTAACGGGCCAATTATTCATCCTGGAATTGATGCTATTGCAGTTACTCCTATTTGTCCTTTGAGCTTATCGAGTCGTCCCATAATTATTCCTCCTGGTTCAGTAGTAGATATATGGCCTTTAGAAGATTATGAGTTACATACTAAATTATGGACTGATGCTTCTTTAGCTACTTCAATTTGGCCAGGGCAATGGATCTCAGTTAGGATGGCAAATTTCATGGCAAAATTCATTGTACTAAGAGAAAATTATTCTTTTTATCAAACTCTCAGAGATAAATTACAGTGGGCAGGTACAAGAATCCATTTCGACAATAATCATCGGGGTAATTAG
- a CDS encoding photosystem I reaction center subunit II PsaD, translated as MVEKLKGKLPIFGGSTGGLLSSAYLEEKYAITWSSGTEQVFEMPTGGAAIMNVGANLLHLATKEQCLALGKQLQTKFEPIIESYKVYRVYPNGDAQLLYPIDGVASEVAKEGRSYAGKIDRKIGTNPEPVTLKFSGKVPYEV; from the coding sequence ATGGTAGAAAAGCTTAAAGGAAAACTTCCTATTTTCGGTGGCAGTACAGGTGGTTTACTCTCTAGTGCTTACCTTGAAGAAAAATACGCTATTACCTGGAGTAGTGGAACAGAACAGGTTTTTGAAATGCCTACTGGTGGAGCAGCAATTATGAATGTAGGAGCAAATCTTTTACATCTTGCAACAAAAGAACAATGCTTGGCTCTAGGAAAACAGTTGCAAACAAAATTTGAGCCTATAATCGAGAGTTATAAAGTTTATCGAGTCTATCCTAATGGTGATGCTCAGCTTCTTTACCCTATTGATGGAGTTGCTTCTGAAGTAGCAAAAGAAGGACGTAGTTACGCTGGTAAAATAGATAGAAAAATTGGAACTAATCCTGAACCTGTCACTTTAAAATTTTCAGGCAAAGTCCCTTATGAAGTTTAG
- the rplY gene encoding 50S ribosomal protein L25 — protein sequence MPLSIQCQKRPLNIKPNALRREGLLPTTLYGHDGTESMQLVVDKKEAALMLRSVKVDETIIDVDIPDLSWKGKAVIKEIQAHPWKRSLVHLSFCHISPNE from the coding sequence ATGCCTCTATCAATTCAATGCCAAAAAAGACCTCTAAATATTAAGCCTAATGCTCTTCGTCGTGAAGGACTACTTCCTACAACTTTGTATGGACATGATGGTACTGAATCAATGCAATTAGTTGTTGATAAGAAAGAAGCTGCATTAATGCTTAGAAGTGTAAAAGTTGACGAAACGATTATTGATGTCGATATTCCTGATCTTTCCTGGAAAGGTAAAGCTGTAATCAAAGAAATACAAGCTCATCCTTGGAAAAGAAGTCTTGTACATCTTAGCTTCTGTCATATTTCTCCAAATGAGTAA
- a CDS encoding PD-(D/E)XK nuclease family protein, translated as MYYPKCDYSLIRLSQSQLNLLETCPPQFKKIYIDHLNSPVSLESQKSLHWGNQFHQLMQQHFMGLSIDSALAQYSNLNEMIKILFKSIVEKHILNSEFWTEAEHYITFKKNNYLLTAIYDLLVVESNQVQILDWKTYLKPNNKKQLENDWQTRLYLYLLAETSTYLPESISMTYWFIKNKYKPQYLSFQYSQSQHQQTSLDLEKMVSYLNYNLYDINQSSYSFTHHKNCKDKCPYHNSLCLNRA; from the coding sequence ATGTACTATCCTAAATGTGATTATTCATTAATACGTTTATCCCAATCTCAATTAAATTTACTAGAAACTTGTCCTCCTCAGTTTAAAAAAATTTATATAGATCATTTAAATTCTCCCGTAAGCCTAGAATCACAAAAAAGTTTACATTGGGGAAATCAATTTCATCAATTAATGCAGCAACATTTTATGGGATTATCAATTGATTCTGCATTAGCTCAATACTCAAATTTAAATGAAATGATAAAAATTTTATTTAAGTCTATTGTTGAGAAACATATTCTAAACTCTGAATTCTGGACAGAAGCAGAGCATTATATAACTTTCAAAAAGAATAATTATCTATTAACGGCTATATATGATTTATTAGTCGTAGAAAGTAATCAAGTACAAATTTTAGACTGGAAAACATACTTAAAGCCTAATAACAAGAAACAATTAGAAAATGATTGGCAAACTAGACTCTACCTATATCTATTAGCAGAAACATCTACTTATTTGCCAGAAAGTATTTCAATGACATATTGGTTTATAAAAAATAAATATAAGCCTCAGTATTTAAGTTTTCAATATAGTCAAAGTCAACACCAGCAAACTAGCTTAGATTTAGAAAAAATGGTAAGTTATCTTAATTATAACTTATACGATATTAATCAAAGTAGTTATAGCTTTACTCATCATAAAAACTGTAAAGATAAATGTCCGTACCATAATTCTTTATGCTTAAATAGAGCCTGA
- a CDS encoding DUF3747 domain-containing protein: MNISTLPLRLTAIVTIAFSNCIFSSFLAEAYTFSETTLDQDKIIAVARPYGGGKYDLLVIEQIPGKRSCWKEKEGNPVVVDPLLINFDFTGICRRSTDSNGYSIRLDGNDLGLDYLLRIVNRGGELQLVGSPRNSNYSEIVLGSTQGLTSGFMKINLYSGWQFTKRTYKDKVLGHFYLSGSQTAIAQRQSTSVSSDFSTASIVNTNSQHNLTDISGNKYENEISKAVNIGLMSGFKDDTFRPDQPINRGQLLSMAVNVVNTISSENFKSSHQDINKIKQAYSNFFNIGNTNNALQESKSINRAELIDVMQRIVMHLKKELNISGNIQSINQPIPFSDVSYNSTESTIKQIPGYCNTTNTLSKKEVASNLESKATRDYTASILVKVLNCLKSEIEQAKK, translated from the coding sequence ATGAATATATCTACCTTACCACTGCGATTGACTGCTATCGTAACTATTGCCTTTAGTAACTGTATTTTTTCAAGTTTTCTTGCTGAAGCCTATACATTCAGCGAAACTACTCTTGACCAAGACAAAATTATTGCTGTTGCCAGACCTTATGGTGGAGGAAAGTATGATTTGTTAGTGATTGAACAAATACCGGGGAAAAGAAGTTGTTGGAAAGAAAAAGAGGGGAACCCAGTCGTGGTTGATCCTTTATTAATTAATTTTGATTTTACTGGCATTTGTCGTCGCTCTACAGATAGCAATGGTTATTCGATACGTCTTGATGGTAATGACTTAGGATTAGATTATTTATTGCGTATTGTTAATCGTGGCGGGGAATTACAGCTAGTGGGAAGCCCTAGAAATAGTAATTATAGTGAGATAGTTTTAGGTAGCACTCAAGGATTAACTTCTGGGTTTATGAAAATCAATTTATATTCAGGTTGGCAATTTACCAAGCGAACTTATAAAGATAAGGTACTAGGACATTTTTATCTTAGTGGTTCTCAAACGGCAATTGCACAAAGACAAAGTACTTCTGTATCATCTGATTTTTCGACTGCATCCATAGTTAACACTAATTCTCAACATAATTTAACAGATATTAGCGGTAATAAATATGAAAATGAGATTTCTAAGGCAGTTAACATAGGTTTAATGTCGGGATTTAAAGATGATACTTTTCGCCCAGATCAACCTATTAATCGAGGACAATTGCTTTCCATGGCAGTCAATGTTGTCAATACTATATCCTCTGAAAATTTTAAAAGTTCTCATCAAGATATAAATAAGATAAAGCAAGCCTATTCAAATTTTTTTAATATAGGAAATACTAACAATGCGTTGCAAGAAAGTAAATCTATTAATCGTGCAGAATTAATTGATGTTATGCAACGTATAGTTATGCATCTAAAGAAAGAATTAAATATTTCGGGAAATATTCAAAGTATTAATCAGCCTATTCCCTTTTCTGATGTTTCTTATAATTCAACTGAATCTACCATTAAACAAATACCAGGGTACTGCAATACGACTAATACTTTAAGCAAAAAAGAAGTTGCCTCCAATTTAGAAAGTAAAGCAACTCGCGACTATACAGCATCTATTTTAGTTAAAGTTTTAAATTGTCTAAAGTCTGAAATAGAACAAGCAAAAAAATAA
- the atpC gene encoding ATP synthase F1 subunit epsilon codes for MVLTVRVITPDKTVWDNTVQEVVLPSTSGQLGILSGHAPLLTALDTGVMRIRTDKEWQNVAIMGGFAEVEQDEVKVLVNFAEVGETIDKEEAKREYNTAQAKLEEVNKGNEHLEKIKASNALKRAKARFNASGGIS; via the coding sequence ATGGTACTAACAGTTCGTGTAATCACCCCAGATAAGACCGTTTGGGACAACACTGTTCAAGAAGTTGTTCTACCAAGTACTTCAGGACAGCTAGGCATTTTAAGTGGACATGCGCCTCTCTTAACTGCTCTTGATACTGGAGTAATGCGTATTAGGACTGATAAAGAATGGCAAAACGTAGCAATAATGGGAGGCTTTGCAGAGGTAGAACAAGATGAAGTAAAAGTCTTAGTAAACTTTGCTGAAGTAGGAGAGACCATTGATAAAGAAGAAGCAAAACGAGAGTATAATACTGCTCAAGCTAAATTAGAGGAAGTAAACAAAGGAAACGAACATTTGGAAAAGATCAAAGCTTCCAATGCATTAAAACGTGCAAAAGCACGTTTTAATGCTTCTGGAGGAATATCTTAG
- the atpD gene encoding F0F1 ATP synthase subunit beta produces the protein MVATKKQLKVGKITQIIGPVIDAEFPSGKLPRIYNSLVIEGKNSAGENLKIVCEVQQLLGDNQVRAVSMSGTDGLVRGMNITDTGTPISVPVGKETLGRIFNVLGEPVDQRGEVGNKEVFPIHRPAPKLTDLETKPQVFETGIKVIDLLTPYRQGGKIGLFGGAGVGKTVIMMELINNIATQHGGVSVFGGVGERTREGNDLYNEMMESGVINSENLNDSKIALVYGQMNEPPGARMRVGLSALTMAEYFRDVNKQDVLLFIDNIFRFVQAGAEVSALLGRMPSAVGYQPTLGTDVGDLQERITSTKEGSITSIQAVYVPADDLTDPAPATTFAHLDGTTVLSRNLASKGIYPAVDPLDSTSTMLQPNIVGDEHYNTARSVQATLQKYKELQDIIAILGLDELSEDDRRTVDRARKMERFLSQPFFVAEVFTGSPGKYVSLKDTIKGFQMILDGELDSLPEQAFYLVGNIDEAKEKAAKLNG, from the coding sequence ATTAAAAGTTGGTAAGATTACACAAATTATTGGACCTGTAATTGATGCTGAATTTCCTAGCGGTAAATTACCTCGTATCTATAATTCATTGGTAATAGAAGGAAAAAATTCTGCTGGAGAGAATTTAAAAATTGTGTGCGAAGTGCAACAATTACTAGGAGACAACCAAGTTCGAGCCGTTTCTATGTCTGGTACCGATGGCTTGGTTAGAGGAATGAATATTACCGATACAGGTACCCCTATTAGTGTTCCTGTGGGAAAAGAAACACTAGGTCGTATCTTTAATGTTTTAGGTGAACCTGTAGACCAACGAGGTGAAGTTGGAAATAAAGAAGTATTCCCTATTCATCGTCCCGCTCCAAAGTTAACTGACTTAGAAACTAAACCTCAAGTTTTTGAAACTGGAATTAAAGTAATTGATTTATTAACTCCTTATCGCCAAGGGGGCAAAATTGGTTTGTTCGGTGGAGCAGGTGTCGGCAAAACCGTTATTATGATGGAATTAATTAACAATATTGCAACTCAACATGGTGGAGTATCAGTATTTGGAGGTGTTGGAGAACGTACACGTGAAGGAAATGATCTCTACAATGAGATGATGGAATCAGGTGTTATTAATTCTGAAAACTTAAACGATTCGAAAATTGCTCTCGTTTATGGACAAATGAATGAACCACCTGGAGCTAGAATGCGTGTAGGTTTATCTGCTTTAACCATGGCAGAATACTTCCGTGATGTTAATAAGCAAGATGTATTATTGTTTATCGATAATATTTTTCGTTTCGTTCAAGCAGGTGCAGAGGTATCAGCATTATTAGGAAGAATGCCTTCTGCAGTTGGTTATCAACCTACGCTAGGAACAGATGTTGGGGATCTACAAGAAAGGATTACTTCTACAAAAGAAGGTTCCATTACTTCTATTCAAGCTGTTTATGTTCCAGCAGATGATTTAACTGACCCTGCTCCTGCAACAACTTTTGCTCACTTAGATGGAACTACTGTATTATCACGTAACCTAGCATCTAAAGGTATCTACCCAGCAGTTGATCCATTGGATTCTACTAGTACAATGTTACAACCTAATATTGTGGGTGATGAACACTACAATACTGCTCGTTCTGTACAGGCTACTTTACAAAAGTATAAAGAATTACAAGATATTATTGCTATTCTCGGCCTAGATGAGTTATCCGAAGATGATCGCCGAACTGTAGATAGAGCAAGAAAAATGGAACGTTTCTTATCTCAACCTTTCTTCGTAGCAGAAGTTTTTACCGGTTCTCCTGGTAAATATGTATCTTTAAAAGATACTATTAAGGGTTTTCAAATGATTCTTGATGGAGAATTAGACAGTCTTCCCGAACAAGCATTTTACTTGGTAGGAAATATTGATGAAGCAAAAGAAAAAGCTGCGAAACTTAATGGATAA